A window from Peromyscus eremicus chromosome 1, PerEre_H2_v1, whole genome shotgun sequence encodes these proteins:
- the Syce1 gene encoding synaptonemal complex central element protein 1 isoform X1: MAARQKPLGVEPEGPAVRLHKPQGAGGQNVSTQKIEDLMDMVKKLQKVGSLEPRIEVLINRINEVQQAKKKASEELGEAQTAWDSLQKDLDSLHEEKVRLKDILNKKQESLRMFRLQCQEKESETRRKHSVLQECKERISFLNSQIDNEKGRLRKLRLEFEQQLEDLMSQHKDLLEFHKPEHLEEEICALDSSKEQLLKEEKLIEVKLEDVKHRLSTLCGPEGSSNLTEGLFLRSHEAAAAMQLFKEENKKAEELLNAAAQHHQQVQERCQQLQQKRQKLKEELEKRGVQILAQGQSMQDEGDSSWRMASPKSLEVHEEKDQEHPTSRT, translated from the exons ATGGCCGCCCGACAGAAGCCGTTGGGTGTGGAGCCCGAGGGACCAGCAGTCCGGCTCCACAAGCCTCAGGGGGCCGGAG GGCAGAATGTGTCCACACAGAAAATCGAAGACTTAATGGACATGGTGAAAAAGTTGCAGAAAG TGGGAAGCCTAGAGCCCCGGATCGAGGTCCTGATTAACCGCATTAATGAGGTTCAGCAAG caaaaaagaaagccagtgaGGAGCTTGGAGAGGCCCAGACTGCCTGGGATAGCCTGCAGAAGGACCTGGACTCTT TACATGAAGAGAAAGTACGTCTGAAGGATATCTTGAACAAAAAGCAAG AGTCCCTGAGGATGTTTCGGCTGCAGTGTCAGGAGAAGGAAAGTGAGACACGAAG GAAGCACAGCGTATTACAGGAATGTAAAGAGAGAATTTCTTTCCTGAACTCCCAGATCGACAATGAGAAGGGCAGACTAAGAAAACTGAG GTTGGAGTTTGAACAACAGCTGGAGGATTTGATGAGCCAGCACAAGGACCTCTTGGAGTTTCAT AAGCCTGAACATCTGGAGGAGGAGATATGTGCTTTGGACAGCAGCAAGGAGCAGCTACTCAAGGAAG AGAAACTGATCGAAGTAAAGCTGGAGGATGTGAAACATCGGCTCAGTACCCTCTGTGGGCCTGAGGGGTCTTCCAACCTCACTGAGGGGCTCTTCCTCCGAAGTCATGAGGCAGCTGCAGCAAT GCAGCTGTTCAAGGAGGAGAACAAGAAAGCTGAGGAGCTCCTAAATGCTGCAGCTCAGCACCACCAGCAGGTGCAGGAGAGGTGCCAACAGCTGCAGCAGAAACGGCAGAA GCTGAAAGAAGAACTGGAAAAACGTGGGGTACAGATCCTTGCTCAAGGTCAGAGTATGCAGGATGAAGGAGACAGCTCATGGAGGATG GCCAGTCCCAAGTCCCTAGAAGTCCATGAGGAGAAGGACCAAGAGCACCCAACAAGCAGGACCTGA
- the Syce1 gene encoding synaptonemal complex central element protein 1 isoform X2, with amino-acid sequence MAARQKPLGVEPEGPAVRLHKPQGAGGQNVSTQKIEDLMDMVKKLQKVGSLEPRIEVLINRINEVQQAKKKASEELGEAQTAWDSLQKDLDSLHEEKVRLKDILNKKQESLRMFRLQCQEKESETRRKHSVLQECKERISFLNSQIDNEKGRLRKLRLEFEQQLEDLMSQHKDLLEFHKPEHLEEEICALDSSKEQLLKEEKLIEVKLEDVKHRLSTLCGPEGSSNLTEGLFLRSHEAAAAMQLFKEENKKAEELLNAAAQHHQQVQERCQQLQQKRQK; translated from the exons ATGGCCGCCCGACAGAAGCCGTTGGGTGTGGAGCCCGAGGGACCAGCAGTCCGGCTCCACAAGCCTCAGGGGGCCGGAG GGCAGAATGTGTCCACACAGAAAATCGAAGACTTAATGGACATGGTGAAAAAGTTGCAGAAAG TGGGAAGCCTAGAGCCCCGGATCGAGGTCCTGATTAACCGCATTAATGAGGTTCAGCAAG caaaaaagaaagccagtgaGGAGCTTGGAGAGGCCCAGACTGCCTGGGATAGCCTGCAGAAGGACCTGGACTCTT TACATGAAGAGAAAGTACGTCTGAAGGATATCTTGAACAAAAAGCAAG AGTCCCTGAGGATGTTTCGGCTGCAGTGTCAGGAGAAGGAAAGTGAGACACGAAG GAAGCACAGCGTATTACAGGAATGTAAAGAGAGAATTTCTTTCCTGAACTCCCAGATCGACAATGAGAAGGGCAGACTAAGAAAACTGAG GTTGGAGTTTGAACAACAGCTGGAGGATTTGATGAGCCAGCACAAGGACCTCTTGGAGTTTCAT AAGCCTGAACATCTGGAGGAGGAGATATGTGCTTTGGACAGCAGCAAGGAGCAGCTACTCAAGGAAG AGAAACTGATCGAAGTAAAGCTGGAGGATGTGAAACATCGGCTCAGTACCCTCTGTGGGCCTGAGGGGTCTTCCAACCTCACTGAGGGGCTCTTCCTCCGAAGTCATGAGGCAGCTGCAGCAAT GCAGCTGTTCAAGGAGGAGAACAAGAAAGCTGAGGAGCTCCTAAATGCTGCAGCTCAGCACCACCAGCAGGTGCAGGAGAGGTGCCAACAGCTGCAGCAGAAACGGCAGAAGTAG
- the LOC131912509 gene encoding cytochrome P450 2E1: MAALGITIALLVWVATLLVISIWKQIYSSWNLPPGPFPFPILGNVFQLDLKDIPKSFTKLAKRFGPVFTLHLGSRRIVVLHGYKAVKEVLLNHKNEFAGRGDIPVFQEYKNKGIIFNNGPTWKDVRRFSLSILRDWGMGKQGNEARIQREAHFLVEELKKTKGQPFDPTFLIGCAPCNVIADILFHKRFDYNDKKCLRLMSLFNENFYLLSTPWIQLYNNFADYLRYLPGSHRKIMKNVSEIKQYALEKAKEHLQSLDSNCPRDVTDCLLIEMEKEKHSKEPMYTMENISVTLADLFFAGTETTSTTLRYGLLILMKYPEIEEKLHEEIDRVIGPSRVPAIKDRLEMPYMDAVVHEIQRFINLVPSNLPHEATQDTRFQGYVIPKGTIVIPTLDSLLYDSQEFPDPEKFKPEHFLNENGKFKYSDYFKAFSAGKRVCVGEGLARMELFLLLSAILQHFNLKSLVDPKEIDLKPVAIGFGSIPPEYKLCVIPRS, from the exons ATGGCTGCTCTTGGTATCACCATTGCATTGCTGGTGTGGGTGGCCACCCTCCTGGTCATATCCATCTGGAAGCAGATCTACAGCAGTTGGAACCTACCCCCAGGACCCTTCCCATTTCCCATCTTGGGAAATGTTTTTCAGCTGGATTTGAAGGATATCCCCAAGTCCTTCACCAAG CTGGCAAAGCGCTTCGGGCCAGTATTCACACTGCACCTGGGCTCAAGGCGCATCGTGGTCCTGCATGGCTACAAGGCTGTCAAGGAGGTGCTACTGAACCACAAGAATGAGTTCGCTGGCCGAGGAGACATTCCTGTGTTCCAGGAGTATAAGAACAAGG GGATTATTTTCAATAATGGACCCACTTGGAAGGACGTCCGGCGGTTTTCCCTGAGCATCCTCCGTGACTGGGGAATGGGGAAACAGGGTAACGAGGCCCGCATCCAAAGGGAGGCACACTTCCTGGTGGAAGAGCTCAAGAAGACCAAGG gccagcctttcGACCCCACCTTTCTGATTGGCTGTGCACCCTGCAATGTCATTGCGGATATCCTCTTCCACAAACGTTTTGATTACAATGACAAGAAGTGTCTGAGGCTCATGAGTTTGTTCAATGAAAACTTCTACCTGCTGAGTACTCCCTGGATCCAG CTTTACAATAACTTTGCGGATTATCTACGATACCTACCTGGAAGCcatagaaaaataatgaaaaatgtgtCTGAAATAAAACAGTACGCCCTTGAAAAAGCCAAGGAACACCTTCAGTCACTGGACTCCAACTGCCCCCGGGATGTGACTGACTGTTTGCTTATAGAGATGGAGAAG GAAAAACACAGCAAAGAACCCATGTACACAATGGAAAATATTTCTGTGACTTTGGCCGACCTGTTCTTTGCAGGGACAGAGACTACCAGCACAACCCTGAGATATGGGCTCCTGATTCTCATGAAATACCCAGAGATTGAAG AAAAACTTCATGAAGAAATTGACAGAGTTATTGGGCCAAGCCGTGTCCCTGCTATCAAAGACAGACTGGAGATGCCCTACATGGATGCTGTGGTGCATGAGATTCAGCGATTCATCAACCTTGTCCCCTCCAACCTGCCCCATGAAGCAACCCAAGATACCAGGTTCCAAGGATATGTCATTCCCAAG GGTACAATTGTGATTCCAACTCTAGACTCCCTTTTATACGACAGCCAAGAGTTTCCAGATCCGGAGAAGTTTAAACCTGAGCattttctgaatgaaaatgggaagTTCAAGTACAGTGACTATTTCAAAGCATTTTCTGCAG GAAAACgtgtgtgtgttggagaaggCCTGGCCCGCATGGAATTGTTTCTGCTCTTGTCTGCGATTCTGCAGCATTTTAATCTAAAGTCTCTGGTTGACCCAAAGGAGATTGACCTCAAGCCTGTTGCCATTGGCTTTGGCAGTATCCCACCTGAATATAAACTTTGTGTCATTCCCCGCTCATGA